The proteins below come from a single Penaeus monodon isolate SGIC_2016 chromosome 23, NSTDA_Pmon_1, whole genome shotgun sequence genomic window:
- the LOC119587770 gene encoding probable serine hydrolase isoform X1, whose protein sequence is MQLVRVPSLCRPYCWLIMRLLENSKDTPTAMVHNDKDGVTNGKCEADDPQASMASPVKRRKQAQSQAWEWEEVEIDIGWGNLRGKARGTGPRLMLGVHGWLDNANTFDLIAPMIPDDVRFISLDLPGHGLSDHFPPGFIYDPRGYAGAIKKAVIVLGWKRFIYLGHSMGAVVGILYTSIFPEDIEAFISVDIIKTWSLKPEKYASELKRYYLSYFDNETKSKQPALVYQEEELLQKTIDGSKSLNEEGAKILLKRGAKKAEDGKGLILRRDLRAKAFFIGFLPFEAWVDMATSIKCPLLFLKATDGHYYESKDKYDIMRSAFNQDSKHFSYHEIAGKHHIHLTNPDEVGEHVLAFLKACMSLKISEEAQSSS, encoded by the exons ATGCAGCTGGTGCGGGTGCCGTCTCTTTGCAGACCCTATTGCTGGCTCATCATGAG GTTGTTAGAGAATTCCAAGGATACGCCAACTGCAATGGTTCACAATGACAAGGATGGAGTCACCAATGGAAAATGTGAAGCTGATGACCCTCAGGCATCAATGGCAAGCCCTGTCAAACGCCGGAAACAAGCTCAGAGCCAGGCCTGGGAGTGGGAGGAAGTGGAGATCGACATCGGTTGGGGGAACCTGCGAGGGAAGGCAAGAGGCACAGGGCCAAGGCTCATGCTAG GTGTTCATGGCTGGCTAGATAATGCTAACACATTTGACCTCATCGCACCCATGATACCAGATGATGTGAGATTCATATCACTGGACCTCCCTGGGCATGGGCTCTCTGACCACTTCCCTCCTGGCTTCATTTATGACCCAAGGGGGTATGCAGGGGCCATAAAGAAAGCTGTGATAGTCCTTGGTTGGAAGCGCTTTATTTACCTTGGGCACAGCATGGGTGCAGTGGTAGGCATCCTCTACACTTCCATTTTCCCCGAGGATATAGAGGCCTTCATCTCAGTTGACATTATTAAGACCTGGTCACTCAAGCCAGAAAAATATGCATCAGAACTTAAGAGATACTACTTGTCTTACTTTGATAATGAAACAAAGTCTAAGCAGCCAGCGCTGGTCTACCAGGAGGAAGAGCTCTTGCAGAAGACCATCGATGGCAGTAAGTCACTCAATGAGGAAGGTGCTAAAATTCTGCTCAAACGTGGGGCAAAGAAAGCCGAAGATGGGAAAGGGCTAATCTTGAGGAGGGACCTGAGAGCTAAGGCTTTCTTCATTGGATTCCTTCCCTTTGAAGCCTGGGTGGACATGGCCACTTCTATCAAGTGTCCACTACTCTTCCTGAAG GCTACAGATGGGCACTATTATGAATCCAAGGACAAGTATGACATTATGCGGTCAGCCTTCAACCAAGACAGCAAGCATTTTTCTTACCATGAAATAGCAGGGAAGCATCACATACACCTGACCAATCCAGATGAAGTTGGAGAACACGTTTTAGCTTTTCTGAAGGCGTGCATGTCCTTAAAAATTTCTGAAGAAGCTCAGAGTTCCAGTTGA
- the LOC119587772 gene encoding probable serine hydrolase, giving the protein MAEVSWRPVSVDVGWGTLRGKICTVGGGETPTLRVVGVHGWLDNANSFDALVPLLPAGVEVLALDLPGHGLSDHLPLGTHYNPFTYAFNLRAAVTGLGWTRFVVMGHSMGAAVVNYFTALFPEFVEGVVNVDFLRPFHLQEPVDRWRTYAFDLFKYEQFEPGAGTVYSEAEAIDRLVAARIIGNDDEVNVDREAAQTLLPRSARRVEGGYVWGHDPKARATFLTVFGGRNWIEAIATIKCPVLAVVATRGVCVMPERFYARVLEAYSANAAWFSREVVEGAHHVHLTHPERVAPAVVRFLGQLRGRRGRAARARL; this is encoded by the coding sequence ATGGCGGAGGTGTCCTGGCGCCCCGTGAGCGTGGACGTGGGCTGGGGGACGCTGCGAGGCAAGATCTGCACGGTGGGCGGGGGAGAAACGCCCACGCTGAGGGTGGTGGGCGTCCACGGGTGGCTGGACAATGCCAACTCGTTCGACGCGCTGGTGCCCCTTCTGCCGGCGGGCGTGGAGGTGCTGGCCCTCGACCTGCCCGGGCACGGCCTGTCGGACCACCTGCCCCTCGGCACGCACTACAACCCCTTCACATACGCCTTCAACCTGCGGGCGGCCGTGACGGGGCTGGGCTGGACCCGGTTCGTGGTGATGGGCCACAGCATGGGCGCCGCCGTGGTCAACTACTTCACGGCTCTGTTCCCCGAGTTCGTGGAGGGCGTGGTCAACGTGGACTTCCTGCGGCCGTTCCACCTGCAGGAGCCCGTCGACCGCTGGCGCACCTACGCCTTCGACCTGTTCAAGTACGAGCAGTTCGAGCCTGGCGCCGGCACCGTGTACTCGGAGGCGGAGGCCATCGACCGCCTCGTGGCCGCCAGGATCATCGGCAACGACGACGAGGTCAACGTGGACCGCGAGGCCGCGCAGACGCTGCTGCCCCGCTCTGCGCGCCGCGTGGAGGGCGGCTACGTGTGGGGCCACGACCCGAAGGCGCGCGCCACCTTCCTCACCGTCTTCGGCGGCCGCAACTGGATCGAGGCCATCGCCACCATCAAGTGCCCCGTCCTGGCGGTGGTGGCCACCAGGGGCGTGTGCGTCATGCCCGAGCGCTTCTACGCCCGCGTGTTGGAGGCGTACAGCGCGAACGCGGCGTGGTTCTCGCGCGAGGTGGTGGAGGGCGCGCACCACGTGCACCTCACGCACCCGGAGCGCGTGGCGCCCGCCGTCGTGCGCTTCCTGGGCCAGCTTCGGGGGCGCAGAGGGCGCGCCGCCAGGGCCAGGCTGTGA
- the LOC119587770 gene encoding probable serine hydrolase isoform X2, with protein MVHNDKDGVTNGKCEADDPQASMASPVKRRKQAQSQAWEWEEVEIDIGWGNLRGKARGTGPRLMLGVHGWLDNANTFDLIAPMIPDDVRFISLDLPGHGLSDHFPPGFIYDPRGYAGAIKKAVIVLGWKRFIYLGHSMGAVVGILYTSIFPEDIEAFISVDIIKTWSLKPEKYASELKRYYLSYFDNETKSKQPALVYQEEELLQKTIDGSKSLNEEGAKILLKRGAKKAEDGKGLILRRDLRAKAFFIGFLPFEAWVDMATSIKCPLLFLKATDGHYYESKDKYDIMRSAFNQDSKHFSYHEIAGKHHIHLTNPDEVGEHVLAFLKACMSLKISEEAQSSS; from the exons ATGGTTCACAATGACAAGGATGGAGTCACCAATGGAAAATGTGAAGCTGATGACCCTCAGGCATCAATGGCAAGCCCTGTCAAACGCCGGAAACAAGCTCAGAGCCAGGCCTGGGAGTGGGAGGAAGTGGAGATCGACATCGGTTGGGGGAACCTGCGAGGGAAGGCAAGAGGCACAGGGCCAAGGCTCATGCTAG GTGTTCATGGCTGGCTAGATAATGCTAACACATTTGACCTCATCGCACCCATGATACCAGATGATGTGAGATTCATATCACTGGACCTCCCTGGGCATGGGCTCTCTGACCACTTCCCTCCTGGCTTCATTTATGACCCAAGGGGGTATGCAGGGGCCATAAAGAAAGCTGTGATAGTCCTTGGTTGGAAGCGCTTTATTTACCTTGGGCACAGCATGGGTGCAGTGGTAGGCATCCTCTACACTTCCATTTTCCCCGAGGATATAGAGGCCTTCATCTCAGTTGACATTATTAAGACCTGGTCACTCAAGCCAGAAAAATATGCATCAGAACTTAAGAGATACTACTTGTCTTACTTTGATAATGAAACAAAGTCTAAGCAGCCAGCGCTGGTCTACCAGGAGGAAGAGCTCTTGCAGAAGACCATCGATGGCAGTAAGTCACTCAATGAGGAAGGTGCTAAAATTCTGCTCAAACGTGGGGCAAAGAAAGCCGAAGATGGGAAAGGGCTAATCTTGAGGAGGGACCTGAGAGCTAAGGCTTTCTTCATTGGATTCCTTCCCTTTGAAGCCTGGGTGGACATGGCCACTTCTATCAAGTGTCCACTACTCTTCCTGAAG GCTACAGATGGGCACTATTATGAATCCAAGGACAAGTATGACATTATGCGGTCAGCCTTCAACCAAGACAGCAAGCATTTTTCTTACCATGAAATAGCAGGGAAGCATCACATACACCTGACCAATCCAGATGAAGTTGGAGAACACGTTTTAGCTTTTCTGAAGGCGTGCATGTCCTTAAAAATTTCTGAAGAAGCTCAGAGTTCCAGTTGA